A single Saccharolobus shibatae B12 DNA region contains:
- a CDS encoding PTO1314 family radical SAM protein, producing MSTLKPMIVGNVKRALLGLGVRKLPLIAGHKLLYTCNLRCRMCPFWRRKDEKLLSLEEEVLMLKSLERAGVLFMGFEGGEPLLRRDLEQILEESYKRFYTSLVTNGWLLKDRVKSISENLDYLFVSIDGIGEVHDKIRGISGAFERAVEGIKEARKYLPVAISFTITRENMDQVKDVIELARKLNVNISIQVEYDYSTAEKLSPDKRRLYDTLRLIIELKKRGYPIVESVDYFEAIVNSWYNKIPWKCKPWLTINIDPQGRIVLPCYVLNEYSGTDKVWEVNIVKLWNTYPWEKYENCNACALACYLEPSLFSWSNGKMVKEKIIDNIASYLYNATPIKFLLSR from the coding sequence ATGTCAACTTTAAAACCTATGATAGTAGGCAACGTGAAAAGGGCACTTCTGGGGCTTGGAGTTAGAAAATTACCTCTGATTGCAGGACACAAGTTGTTATATACGTGCAACTTAAGATGCAGAATGTGCCCTTTTTGGAGAAGGAAAGACGAAAAACTGCTATCTTTGGAAGAAGAGGTTTTGATGTTGAAATCATTAGAAAGAGCGGGAGTTCTTTTCATGGGGTTTGAGGGTGGAGAACCGTTACTGAGAAGAGATTTAGAGCAAATATTAGAGGAGTCTTACAAGAGATTCTATACTTCATTAGTTACAAATGGATGGCTCCTTAAAGATAGGGTCAAGAGTATAAGTGAAAATCTAGATTACTTATTTGTATCCATAGATGGAATAGGCGAAGTCCATGATAAAATTAGGGGGATTTCAGGCGCCTTTGAAAGGGCTGTAGAAGGTATAAAGGAGGCTAGGAAGTATTTACCAGTAGCGATTAGCTTTACAATAACTAGAGAAAATATGGATCAAGTTAAGGATGTAATTGAGCTTGCACGAAAACTTAATGTTAATATTAGTATACAAGTTGAGTACGACTATTCTACCGCTGAGAAATTAAGTCCGGATAAGAGGAGACTTTACGATACATTAAGGCTAATAATTGAGCTTAAGAAGAGGGGCTATCCCATAGTTGAATCTGTAGATTACTTTGAGGCAATAGTTAACTCATGGTATAATAAGATACCATGGAAATGTAAACCTTGGTTAACCATAAATATTGACCCACAAGGTAGAATCGTACTCCCTTGCTACGTGCTAAATGAGTATAGTGGAACTGATAAAGTCTGGGAGGTTAATATAGTTAAATTATGGAATACTTATCCTTGGGAGAAATATGAGAATTGTAACGCCTGTGCTCTTGCTTGTTACTTAGAGCCTTCACTGTTTAGTTGGTCAAATGGAAAAATGGTAAAAGAGAAAATAATAGATAACATAGCAAGCTATCTTTATAACGCTACTCCTATTAAATTTTTATTATCAAGATAA
- a CDS encoding type II secretion system F family protein: MPRIFSIKNEVDSKYIFMLAFMLALFSSGVPPEIVILHLSREDSFEPYTKVFKKIRNLVSGYRYKFSSAITYSIKNLNIRYLKEFLIRLSQAVTFGDDMIESLSREIDFTLSEYNAYSARLIESMNNFLTIYATLNSSLTFLVADITILSLIYSGGTTLITQLTILSLALLGNLTLVMYLLYRPENYIRYNVIDKLLLTFAISLSIIFSIIYTSYIVLMVIGIVLLGVGLRYRIYENKINRIERHFLLFIRYFSRNYAIVSNLKESLMAVLRGDLGDVKPLIKRSLNRLNLGINKEKIFRLIGDESGSVLVSMLSKVLYETISMGGNVMIIGEILSKIGDSVLNIRSRKEQNGRAFETSIYALQTASAGVSAALISIVGMLNNIFSTQNVSTVFSFSEVNIDMISRIFLIILLILSFANGIAITLAYGKSLYVSLYFIGILIILSSISYHIVLILTGNIFKELVSPSGLLQTT, from the coding sequence ATGCCAAGAATATTTAGTATAAAAAATGAAGTAGACTCTAAATATATTTTTATGTTAGCTTTTATGCTTGCGTTATTTTCCTCGGGGGTGCCACCAGAAATCGTTATATTGCATTTAAGTAGGGAGGACTCCTTTGAACCATATACCAAAGTTTTCAAAAAAATAAGAAATTTAGTTTCTGGATATAGATATAAATTCTCATCTGCAATAACCTACAGCATAAAGAACCTCAACATTAGATACCTGAAAGAATTCTTAATAAGATTATCACAAGCAGTAACTTTTGGTGATGATATGATAGAGTCCTTGTCAAGAGAAATTGATTTTACATTATCTGAATACAATGCTTATTCTGCTAGGTTAATAGAATCAATGAATAATTTTCTTACAATCTATGCTACATTAAATAGTTCCCTTACCTTTTTAGTAGCTGACATTACAATTTTATCATTAATTTATAGTGGAGGAACTACTCTAATAACACAGCTTACTATCTTATCCTTAGCACTTCTAGGAAATTTAACATTAGTTATGTATCTCTTATATAGACCAGAAAATTACATTAGGTACAACGTTATAGATAAACTTCTTCTGACATTCGCAATATCTCTTTCAATAATATTTTCAATAATATATACTTCATATATAGTTTTAATGGTAATTGGTATAGTTCTATTAGGAGTTGGTCTTAGGTATAGAATATATGAAAATAAGATTAATAGAATAGAGAGACATTTCTTACTTTTTATTAGATACTTTTCGAGAAATTATGCAATAGTAAGCAACTTAAAAGAGTCTCTGATGGCAGTACTAAGGGGGGATTTAGGAGACGTAAAACCTTTAATCAAAAGATCGCTAAATAGATTAAACTTAGGCATCAATAAGGAAAAAATATTTAGATTGATAGGAGATGAAAGCGGAAGCGTACTGGTGAGCATGTTAAGCAAAGTACTATATGAAACGATAAGTATGGGAGGAAATGTCATGATAATTGGAGAGATTCTAAGTAAGATAGGTGATTCGGTTTTGAACATAAGATCTAGAAAAGAGCAAAATGGAAGAGCTTTTGAAACATCAATATATGCACTGCAAACAGCTTCAGCGGGGGTATCTGCTGCACTAATATCGATAGTTGGTATGCTAAATAATATATTTTCAACCCAGAACGTATCTACAGTATTTAGTTTCTCTGAAGTTAATATTGATATGATATCACGAATATTTCTAATTATATTATTAATATTGAGCTTCGCTAATGGAATTGCGATTACATTGGCATATGGCAAATCGCTTTATGTTAGTCTATATTTTATTGGAATACTGATAATATTAAGCTCAATAAGCTATCATATAGTTCTCATATTAACCGGAAACATATTTAAGGAGTTGGTATCGCCATCGGGTTTATTACAAACAACTTGA
- a CDS encoding MBL fold metallo-hydrolase gives MPTVKLTKNVTVMTGSPNTLIYDNRVVIDLGGKNSSLDLNAEVQLATHGHADHIAGLLKKDAKIRYLPKEDYWSLTLMGRRAMIYGCSSKNSEVFIFDYVKENLDSLNGEVRNSEIEVVKLQGHTPGHSGYIVDNVLYAGDAFFGEKVLEGFSVPFYTDFWTALESLDKVKELAKSVDNIVISHGPVYTNKNKMISILESNITYAQKLIGKILDLLSNSEFTVEEIVVKLKQDLTPANVLLNSVVVRSILLGLENIEYNITQKGLVFRRKVH, from the coding sequence ATGCCAACTGTGAAACTCACAAAGAACGTTACGGTTATGACTGGGAGTCCAAATACGTTGATTTATGATAATAGAGTTGTGATAGATCTGGGAGGAAAGAACTCCTCCCTAGATCTAAATGCTGAAGTTCAATTGGCTACTCATGGCCATGCCGATCATATAGCTGGTTTATTGAAGAAGGATGCTAAAATAAGATATCTCCCTAAGGAGGACTATTGGTCATTAACTCTAATGGGAAGAAGAGCAATGATTTATGGATGTAGTTCGAAGAATTCCGAAGTCTTCATATTTGATTATGTAAAAGAGAATCTCGATTCTTTGAATGGTGAGGTTCGAAATTCAGAGATTGAAGTGGTAAAATTGCAAGGACATACACCAGGTCATAGCGGCTATATTGTTGATAATGTTCTATATGCGGGAGATGCGTTTTTTGGTGAGAAAGTACTGGAGGGTTTCTCAGTTCCCTTTTATACTGATTTCTGGACTGCTCTAGAATCGTTGGATAAAGTTAAAGAATTGGCAAAGAGTGTTGATAACATAGTAATAAGTCATGGTCCAGTTTACACTAATAAGAATAAGATGATCTCGATTTTAGAGAGTAATATTACTTATGCTCAAAAGTTAATAGGAAAAATCCTAGATCTATTGTCAAACAGTGAGTTTACAGTGGAGGAAATTGTGGTCAAGTTAAAGCAAGATTTGACACCAGCTAATGTGTTGCTAAATTCCGTTGTTGTGAGGTCAATACTCCTAGGGTTAGAGAATATCGAGTATAATATAACTCAAAAAGGTTTAGTTTTTAGAAGAAAAGTTCATTAG